The DNA segment TTCTAAATTATCATTTCTATACTCATCAGTCATTATAGTATGTGCAAATCCATTAGAAAAAGCAAACAATACATCACTTAAACATCCTCCATATTGTCCTGAAAGAGTTTTTACTTTAAATTTTATTTTTGTGTATTCTTGGTTAGCTATTTTTTTCTTAGAAAACAAATCAAGCCACACTGAACCTCTACCTTGATTTCTTATACATAAATAAATAGTAGAGCTTTCCTCATTAACATAATTTATCAAGCTTCCAACTTCAGCTTTTATATCAGGATCTGGTAATTCAAAAGAAGTAACTATACTCCCACTTTTTTGAGGTAAATTACTTATAATTTCTTCTACTATAGGTTGTAATTCCTCTTTAGAAACATTTTCTCCCGTATCACCTTTTTCGCCAGCTTCTCCTTTTAAGGAAGCTAAAAAATCATCTTCGCTTTTTCCTTCATTTCCTTCTTTGCTAAGCCAAAGCTCATAAGCACTTTGTCCAGTATCTCCTTTTTCTCCTGCATCACCTTTTTCACCTTTATATTTACTACTTTCTAAAATTTCTAATACATTTTTTTTAATTTGTACATCATCTAGTTTTATTCCATTTTTATAAAGTTCTTTTAAAATATCTAAACTTTCATCAAATTCTTTATTTAATTCTTTTGCATTTTTGCTAATTTCTTCTAATACGGATTTCATTTAAACTCCTTTAAAAAACATTTAACAAGATGAAAACTATTGCATGCATGATAAAAAACAAAGGTTTTAAATCTTGAACATCCTAATTCTTGCATAGCTTCTTTTAAAGCCAAATCTGCTATTTTATAATCATCTCTTGAATTTGATTTTTGGCACAAATAATCATGTACAACAACCGCACTTAGATATTCAGGCGAATTAGGTGGAAAAAT comes from the Campylobacter insulaenigrae NCTC 12927 genome and includes:
- a CDS encoding DUF1353 domain-containing protein, producing the protein MLKKVIVKPFNKDRFELQKEFEVSLCNLKITIPKGFTSNGANIPRIFWSIFPPNSPEYLSAVVVHDYLCQKSNSRDDYKIADLALKEAMQELGCSRFKTFVFYHACNSFHLVKCFLKEFK